ATGTGCAGCCGCGCGGCAGGTCGTCCTTGGTCTTGGAATGGTCGGCTGGCAGAAACACACGCTTCCTCCTTGGGACGAGTCTCGCTGGCTTGTCCGAGTAGAAGCGCCACGACCTCGATCGAACTGCGAAAGTATCCCGCAACCGCCATTTTCCCGGAATGCCTGCCGTGGCCGAAAATATATCTGTAATTAAGATCGCTCTCGTCGAGCCTTGAAGCGCTGGTTAGCCGTGTTACAAAGATGCTAGGTGGCGAGCAGGATCTGGCCATGCACGCATTCATTGACAGCGGTCGCGGATTCATATTCGGCGAGGCGATATATCCGGCGGGAGGCGTCTATGGCCCTCTCAAGGAACGCTATGTCACCTTGCTGATCATCCACGAAGGCAAGGCACGAGTTTTCTGCGACGACGACGAAACGGTGATGGGACCACGCAGCTGCGGTTTCTTCCGCAATGAGCGCAATCTGTTCATCGAATATGCCGAGGGTCGCAACACCCGTGTCAGTTGGTGCGAAGGATATGCCGGCGATTTGCCGGAAGCGCTGGCGTTGCGTCTGCGTTCGCTGTCGCCTCGTATCCCGCTGTCGCAAAGGGTCGAGGCGATGCAGCGTCTGGGTGTCGAGCTCGGCGCCGGCTCGGGTTCCAATCTCAACATGCTGCGCAACGCGCTCGGTATCGCCGACCAGATCGGCACGCCCTTCGAGATCTATAACCGCCCCGCCACGCGCTTCGTGGCGCAATTCGTCGGCACGCTGAACCTGATCGACGCCTCGGTGCTCGATGCCGCCACCGGCAGGATCAGGGTAGGCGAAGTACCTGTCGCGCTCAACCGGGCGCTGCC
The nucleotide sequence above comes from Mesorhizobium shangrilense. Encoded proteins:
- a CDS encoding TOBE domain-containing protein, producing the protein MHAFIDSGRGFIFGEAIYPAGGVYGPLKERYVTLLIIHEGKARVFCDDDETVMGPRSCGFFRNERNLFIEYAEGRNTRVSWCEGYAGDLPEALALRLRSLSPRIPLSQRVEAMQRLGVELGAGSGSNLNMLRNALGIADQIGTPFEIYNRPATRFVAQFVGTLNLIDASVLDAATGRIRVGEVPVALNRALPGGGSGKVSLALRPETVALGRRDGHGVVLAGRIAGVHFLGSVIRVRVSVGEHVVSLDTFNRPDAPPPEVGSPVEISVSERDLLVLAA